In one window of Deinococcus sonorensis KR-87 DNA:
- a CDS encoding sunset domain-containing protein, which produces MPASAPLKVSQAGIYYLPTGDANYSRIKAKACFATPAAAQAAGYRGIK; this is translated from the coding sequence ATGCCCGCCTCCGCGCCGCTCAAGGTCAGCCAGGCGGGCATCTACTACCTGCCGACGGGGGACGCGAACTACAGCCGTATCAAGGCCAAGGCCTGCTTTGCTACACCCGCTGCGGCACAGGCGGCCGGGTACCGGGGGATCAAATGA
- a CDS encoding bifunctional diguanylate cyclase/phosphodiesterase, with amino-acid sequence MMNAGQPGGFSSRLTAPERLLALARHDLPSRTADPALDTLVALAARALQVPVVAVNIVDAQRQVTLAVSSGDAGHVSVRHSFCARVVERGSLSVAADTRVHPDFCDLPLARSGAVVAYAAVPLRTLDGQVLGTLCAVDRRPRTFSPSELQDLEAFAHLAESLLSQRLALKTVRHEREQLRALIEAIPLATYAVDDAGAVCVWNRAAEHLYGHLAAQVLGQAPPELQVDGPPPAPVPQGGQLQGVGEARRVTRQGRIMDVRYHRATLRDVDGRVTLTVDTAADVTDRKHAQAQLEQQARVLEDMSEAVISCDEHFRLRTWNPAAARLYGWQREELEGRDLRELIPTDFRMPDEGAFLKSVEERGYWEGQVVQTHRSGRQLDVRCRMTIARHPDGRPAGLITVNDNITERVAAQAQLEHLAYTDATTGLANRPALLRFLHQEAQEPHCGVLFIDLDEFKRVNDLYGHAVGDRVLVRMAGRLRRAAPDAFIARYSGDEFVLVTRDAGALLVLAGHVLSALERPVRVQGAPEVRLTASVGVAWSDAHVEPEELLRRADVAMYSGKAAGKHRVAVYDERSDEARHDRARLADELRAGLARGEVTVAWQPRVRLADGRVMAVEALARWRHPERGTVSPGVFIPVAEESGVIHPLGQAVLRQACRQGQRWAAAGTPVTVAVNVSAMELAREHFLQDVQDALRAEGLAPDLLEIEVTESAAMRDVRANAERLRALRDLGVSVAIDDFGTGYSSLSYLRQLPASVVKVDQSFVRDLTEDLTATEASIVRAVVTLAHGVGMRVVAEGVETETQRRALIALGCQEAQGYLFARPQDAASVGDLLQ; translated from the coding sequence ATGATGAATGCCGGCCAACCCGGCGGGTTCAGTTCACGCCTGACCGCTCCTGAACGGCTGCTCGCCCTGGCCCGCCATGACCTGCCCAGCCGCACCGCGGACCCGGCCCTCGACACGCTGGTGGCCCTGGCGGCCCGTGCACTGCAGGTGCCGGTCGTCGCGGTGAACATCGTCGACGCGCAGCGGCAGGTGACCCTCGCGGTGAGCAGCGGCGACGCGGGCCACGTGAGTGTGCGCCACTCGTTCTGCGCGCGGGTGGTGGAGCGCGGGTCCCTGAGTGTGGCCGCCGACACACGCGTCCACCCGGACTTCTGCGACCTGCCGCTCGCCCGCTCCGGCGCCGTCGTTGCGTACGCGGCCGTGCCGCTGCGCACCCTCGACGGCCAGGTGCTCGGCACGCTGTGTGCGGTGGACCGTCGGCCGCGGACCTTCAGCCCGTCGGAGCTGCAGGACCTTGAGGCGTTCGCGCACCTCGCCGAATCGTTGCTGTCGCAGCGGCTGGCGCTGAAGACCGTCCGCCATGAACGCGAGCAGCTGCGCGCCCTGATTGAGGCGATCCCGCTCGCCACCTACGCGGTGGATGACGCCGGGGCCGTCTGCGTCTGGAATCGGGCCGCCGAGCACCTCTACGGCCACCTGGCCGCCCAGGTGCTCGGTCAGGCACCGCCAGAACTGCAGGTCGACGGACCGCCTCCGGCGCCGGTCCCGCAGGGTGGGCAGCTTCAGGGGGTGGGCGAGGCGCGGCGCGTCACTCGTCAGGGGCGGATCATGGACGTCCGCTACCACCGCGCCACGCTGCGGGACGTTGATGGGCGCGTCACCCTCACCGTCGACACCGCGGCGGACGTCACAGACCGTAAGCACGCGCAGGCGCAGCTGGAGCAGCAGGCCCGGGTGCTGGAGGACATGAGCGAGGCGGTCATCAGCTGCGATGAGCATTTCCGACTCCGGACCTGGAATCCCGCCGCGGCCCGACTGTACGGCTGGCAGCGTGAGGAGCTCGAGGGCCGCGACCTGCGGGAGCTGATCCCCACCGATTTCCGGATGCCGGACGAGGGCGCGTTCCTCAAGAGCGTCGAGGAGCGCGGCTACTGGGAAGGGCAGGTGGTGCAGACGCACCGGAGTGGCCGTCAGCTGGACGTGCGCTGCCGCATGACCATCGCCCGGCATCCGGACGGCCGACCTGCCGGCCTGATCACCGTAAACGACAATATCACCGAGCGCGTCGCGGCGCAGGCGCAGCTTGAGCACCTCGCGTACACCGACGCCACCACCGGCCTCGCCAACCGACCGGCGTTGCTGCGCTTCCTGCACCAGGAAGCGCAGGAGCCTCACTGCGGTGTGCTGTTCATTGACCTCGACGAATTCAAGCGCGTGAACGACCTGTACGGCCACGCGGTGGGCGACCGGGTGTTGGTCCGGATGGCCGGTCGGTTGCGCCGGGCCGCGCCGGACGCGTTCATCGCCCGGTACAGCGGGGACGAGTTCGTGCTCGTCACCCGGGACGCCGGGGCGCTGCTGGTCCTCGCCGGGCATGTCCTGAGCGCGCTCGAACGTCCGGTCCGCGTGCAGGGCGCGCCTGAGGTGCGCCTCACGGCAAGCGTCGGCGTGGCCTGGAGCGACGCTCATGTCGAGCCCGAGGAGCTGCTGCGGCGGGCGGACGTGGCGATGTACAGCGGGAAAGCGGCCGGGAAGCACCGGGTCGCGGTGTATGACGAACGCTCGGACGAGGCCCGGCATGACCGGGCCCGCCTGGCCGACGAGCTCCGGGCGGGGCTGGCGCGCGGCGAGGTCACCGTCGCGTGGCAGCCGCGGGTGCGGCTCGCCGACGGGCGGGTGATGGCGGTGGAGGCGCTCGCGCGCTGGCGGCACCCGGAGCGCGGCACCGTCTCACCGGGCGTGTTCATTCCGGTGGCGGAGGAGAGCGGCGTGATCCACCCGCTGGGTCAGGCAGTGCTGCGGCAGGCGTGCCGGCAGGGCCAGCGCTGGGCGGCGGCCGGCACACCCGTCACGGTCGCCGTGAACGTCTCGGCGATGGAGCTCGCCCGGGAGCACTTCCTGCAGGACGTGCAGGACGCCCTCAGGGCAGAGGGGCTCGCGCCGGACTTGCTGGAAATTGAAGTGACCGAGTCCGCGGCGATGCGGGACGTGCGGGCGAACGCCGAGCGCCTGCGGGCGCTGCGCGACCTGGGGGTGAGTGTCGCGATTGACGACTTCGGCACGGGGTACAGCAGCCTGAGTTACCTGCGTCAGCTGCCTGCCAGCGTCGTGAAAGTCGATCAGTCGTTCGTGCGCGACCTGACCGAAGACCTCACGGCCACCGAAGCGTCGATCGTGCGCGCGGTGGTGACGCTCGCGCACGGGGTCGGCATGCGGGTGGTCGCTGAAGGCGTGGAGACCGAAACACAGCGGCGGGCCCTGATCGCCCTGGGGTGCCAGGAAGCGCAGGGGTACCTGTTCGCGCGCCCGCAGGACGCCGCGTCGGTGGGGGATCTGCTTCAGTGA